Part of the Planctomicrobium piriforme genome, AGCCGATTGAAAAGCTGATCGCCAACATGGATGCGGTGCCTGAGAAGATCCGCACGGCCGTTCGCAACAACGGCGGCGGGCACGCGAACCACTCGCTGTTCTGGCAACTGCTCAAGAAAGACGGGGGCGAGCCGACCGGTGAATTGAAATCGGCCATCGATGCCAAGTGGGGCAGCTACGACAAGTTCAAGGAAGAGTTCACGCAGTCGGCAACAACCCGATTCGGCAGCGGCTGGGCCTGGCTCTATCTCGACAAGGACAAGAACCTGGCGATCGGCAGCACGCCGAATCAGGATAGCCCGATCATGACCGGCGGCATTCCGCTCCTGGGTCTCGACGTCTGGGAACACGCCTACTATTTGAAGTATCAGAATCGCCGCCCGGAATACATCACCGCATTCTATTCGGCAATCAACTGGCCGAAGGTGGCGGAACTGTATGCAGAGGGGAAGAAGGCGTAGTCGCCGATTGCTCGTGACTCAAGCGAAAAGCCTCGGGGGAAACCCTCCGGGGCTTTTTCATGCGCGGGCATGAATGTTGAAC contains:
- a CDS encoding Fe-Mn family superoxide dismutase, with product MLPQDQHTPDTANGASVPVDRRGFLKTTAVGVVAVGASALLPGLQQAAFAAEAGQYTLPPLGYAFDALEPYIDAKTMEIHHDKHHQAYVTNLNKAIAGTELGNQPIEKLIANMDAVPEKIRTAVRNNGGGHANHSLFWQLLKKDGGEPTGELKSAIDAKWGSYDKFKEEFTQSATTRFGSGWAWLYLDKDKNLAIGSTPNQDSPIMTGGIPLLGLDVWEHAYYLKYQNRRPEYITAFYSAINWPKVAELYAEGKKA